In the Vogesella sp. XCS3 genome, GGCCTGCCACCGGCCACGCTGCGCGTCTTCCACAACGACGCGGTACCCGCCTACCTCACTGCCAAGAAAATGAGCCTGCACCAAACCGGCTTTTCCGAGGTACTGGCGCTGGCCGAGCTCAAGGGCGCGATGCCCACGGCCATCACGCTGATCGGCGTGCAGCCAGCCGAGCTGGAAGACTACGGCGGCAGCCTGTCGCCGGCGGTACGCGCCCGGCTGCCCGAGGCACTGGCCATTGCCGTGCAAACCTTGGCGGCATGGGGCGTGCAGGTACAGCCCGCCAGCGGTGACGGTGCGCGCCTGAACGACGCCAGCCTGGACATGACGCGCTACGAAAGCGAACGCCCCAGCGCCGACAGCGCCTGCCGCGTGGGCGATGCGCGCGTGCTGTTTGACGGGGAGCCCGGCTGATGTGCATGGGCACCCCGATGCAAGTCGTTACCCCCGGCTGGTTCAGCGCCCGCTGCCGCGACCGTGACGGCAGCTTGGTGGACATCGACACCCGTCTGCTGGGTGATGTCAGCGCCGGCCAGTGGCTACTGGTGTTCACCGGCGCCGCGCGCGAACTGCTGGACGAGCAGCGCGCCGCCGACATTCTGGCCGCCATCACCGCGCTGGAAGCCGCGCTGACCGGCCACTACCAGCCCGAGCAGCACTTTGCCGACCTGTACCACCGCGAGCCGCAGCTGCCGCCGCACCTGCAGGCGCTGCTGACACCCGATACCCCATCAAGCTGACAAAGCAAGGCCACCCACCATGCAATCGTATATCCCCACTTTCGACAGCGTTGCCACACGCTTGGCCGCACTGGGCTACAGCCAGACCGACGCGGCCAACCTTGACACCCTGGCCACCGCACACCCGCAACTGGTACTGATGCTGAACGCCGACCCGCACCAGCACCCCGAGGTGGCCGACAACGCCATCATCGTGCCCGAGGTGCTCAAAAGCCTGCCCGGCGCCACACCGCACGTGTGCTGGGCCGACCCAGCCGCCAGCCGCACGCTTGCCAGCCGCTTTGGCGTGCTGAAGTACCCGGCGCTGGTATTCCTGCGCGGCGGCCAGTACACCGGCGTCATCGTCGGCCTGATGGACTGGCCGGACGTGGTACACCGCTTTGCCGAACTGTTGGCCGCACCGGTGCGCCGCCCGCCCTCGGTAGGCATTCCTGTGACCAGCCCCACCAGCGGAGCCTGCCAATGAGCACCTTTACCCTGCCCAAAGCCTTCCCCATTCCGGTAGTGGGCATCGGCCCCGGCTCGCAGCCGGCCGACCCCGACCTGAACTACATGCCGCTGCCGCGCGAGCTGGACGGCTTTGACATGCCCTACCTGCCCACCGCCGAAGAAACCGCCCACCTGGGCGACGCCAAGGCGCTGGTGGCCGAACTGATCCGCCGCATGCAGGCGTGGGATGGCACGAGCGAGCCCTACCCGTCGCTGCTGCTGAACGGCCTGGACCGCGACGGCCGCACGCTAGTCAGCCAGCTGCTGGGCGAAGGCGAAGTCAGCGCCCGCGTGCGCTGCCTCAACGGCCACGAGCTGCTGATCCAGGAATCGGTGTTCGCTGGCGTGTGGCGCGTGCTGGAGCTGGACGCCGACGGCCAGCCGCTGGCCGACCGCATCGAAGCCTGTGCCATCCCCGCTGCCGTGTGGCAGCAAGCCCGCGCCTTCGGCCGCCGCGAACTCACGCCGTTCGACCCGGCCGGCGTGGCGCTGATGAACGCGCCGGCGGTGCTGGCGGAAATCGCCGAACGCGCCGCCGCCTACCAGGACGGCGACGAAGACCACGTCATCAACTTCAGCCTGCTGCCGATGACGCCGGAAGACATGGCCTATATCGACGCCAACCTAGGCGGCGGCAACAGCGGTGTGTTCTCGCGCGGCTACGGCAAGTGCCGGGTGATGGCCACCGGCCTGCAAAACGTGTGGCGGGTGCAGTACTTCAACGGCATGAACGCCATCCTGCTGGACACGCTGGAAATCACCCGCATGCCAGAGGTGGCACTGGCCGCCGCCGACGACCTGGCCGACGCCATCGACCGGCTGCAGGAGGCACTGGACTGGCTCACCGGGGAGCAAGTGGCATGAACACTTTTGAAGGCAGCTATCTGGGCAAACCCGGCGAGCTGGCCGACGACGCGCGGCTGGAGTGCAAGATTTGCTGGTGGGTATACGACCCGGCGCAAGGCGACAGCGTTTGGCAGATACCGCCAGGCACGCCGTTTGCCGCGCTGCCCGCGCACTGGCGCTGCCCGGTATGCGACGGCGCGCACGAACAGTTCATGGTGCTGCCATGAACGCGCGCCACAGCAGCACCGGCTGGCTGCAGCACCCGGGCGCCGCGCTGGAGCAGGCCTACCGCCACATTCAGCACACGCGCATGCAGGGCATCCCCATCCTGAACCCGGCCATCAGCGTGGAAAGCGTGGGCTTTCGCCGCTACCAGGGCTGGTGGGCCGGCGTGCTGATTACGCCGTGGTTCATCAACCTGATGCTGCTGCCGGCCGACGCGCCGCTGCCGGATGGCCCGGCCGGCGAAGAGCGGCTGGTGGCGCTGCCGGAAGGCATCATGCCGTTTCTGCCAGGCAGCGAGGACAGCATCGGCCCCTACCTGATGTGCTCGCTATTTTCGCCGCTGCCGCAGTTTGCCGACCAGCAATCCGCGCGCGACACCGCTGCCGAGGTACTGCGCCTGCTGTTCGAGATTCCGGCGCCAGCAGCGGCCACGCCGGCCGGGCCGGACCTGAGCCGCCGCCGCCTGTTCGGGCTGGGCAGCGCATGAACGGCATCACCTTGCAGCGCCAGCACGGCCAGGTGAGCGTGCACTGGCCCAGGTTGGCCGCAGAGCAACTGTTTATCGGCCGCACACCCGCCGACGCCATCGCGCTGGTACCGCAATTGTTTTCGCTGTGCGGCCACGCCCAACAGCTGGCCGCCACCCTGGCGCTGGCCGCCGCCAGCGGCCAGCCAGTACAGGCCGATCAGCAGACCCTGGCCAAGGTACGACTGGAGGCCATCCGCGAAACCCTGCGCCGCTGGCTGCTGGACTGGGCGCCGGCCTGCGGCCAACCCTGCGAGCCCAGCGCCATTGCCGTACTGGCACGCGCCAGCACGCTACAAGACTACCGCCAGCTGGCCGCGTACAGCATTTTCGGTACCGACCCGGCCATCTGGTGCCAGTACGGCCTGCACGGCTGGCAGCAATGGGCAGCCGGTAGCGATAACGCCGCCGCCCGCGCCTTGCAGTCACTGCTGAATGCGCCAACAGAAGCCGTACCGGCACTACGCACGCTGGACCGCACCGCCGCGCTGGCCGCCGACCCGCACTGGCTGGCCGGCCCCTGCCCGGCCTGGCACGGCCAGGCGGTAGAAACCGGCGCGCTGGCACGCTACCAGCCGCTGCTGCAACCCTGGCTGGACACCGGCCACGTTAGCGCCGCGCGCCTGCTGGCGCGCTGGCTGGCGCTGGCCGCCTGGCTGGGCGAGGCCGAACCGGGCGGCGACAGCTGCACACTGGCCGGTAGCGGCCTGGCGCTGGTGGATACCGCACGCGGCCCGCTGCTGCACCTGGCCACGCTGGGTAGCGACGGCCACATCAGCCATTACCGCGTGCTGCCGCCCACGCTATGGCACAGCCACCCGCAAGGCTGCATGGCGCAGGCCGCGGCCAACGGTACGGCCGCACAGGTACAGCGCAGGCTGTTGCTGATCGACCCCTGCGTAAGCTTTACACTTGCCGGTATCGATAACGAGGAATCGCCCCATGCATGAAATGTCGCTGGCCGAAGGCATCGTGCAGCTGCTGGAAGAGCACGCACACACGCAGCAATTCCGCCGCGTCAAACAAATCTGGCTACAGGTAGGCGAGCTGGCCGGCGTAGAGCCGGAGGCGCTGACCTTTTGCCTGGACGTGGTGCTGCGCGGCAGCCTGGCCGAGGACGCACAGGTGCACCTGCTGCGCGAGCCCGGCCGTGGCTGGTGCCTGGCCTGCAGCCAGGAAGTAGCCATCCACGCGCGCTTTGACGCCTGCCCCAGCTGCGGCCGCCACCAGGTGCAGGTCACCGGCGGCGAGGAACTGCGCGTAGCCGAGCTGGAGGTGGAGTAGCGCCTGCCCGCGCCCCTTACCACCCGCACAAAGAAAAGCACAACACCGAACAGAACAAGAAAGGACCCCACCCATGTGTACCGTCTGTGGCTGCGCCGAAGGCAATGTCAGCATCGAGGGCCAGAAACCGGCCGTGAAATACCCGTACCGCCCGCGCCGCGCCGGCGGCCACGCGCATGGCCATCACCACCACCATGACCACGATCACGCTCATGATCACCCGCACCATCACGACCACGCGCCAGCACAGCCGGTAGCGCAGGCAAGCAACGCCGCAGACAGCACACCGGTAACGCTGGCCGACGGCAGCCACCACTACGGCCACGGCCCGGCGCACGCGCACGCACCGGGGCTAAGCCAGGCGCGCATGGTGAAGATCGAGCAGGACATCCTGGGCAAGAACAAGCAGTACGCCACGGCCAACCGCCGCCGCCTGGCCGAGCGCGGCATTTTTGCGCTGAACCTGGTATCCAGCCCCGGTTCTGGCAAAACCACACTGCTGACCGAGACGGTACAAAGGTTGGCCGCCTCCACGCCACTGGCAGTGATCGAGGGCGACCAGCAAACCGCGCACGACGCCGAGCGCATCCGCGCCGCCGGCGCGCCGGCCATCCAGATCAACACCGGCAAGGGCTGCCACCTGGACGCGCACATGGTGGGCCAGGCGCTGGACGCGCTGGCGCTGCAGGACGACAGCCTGCTGCTGATCGAAAACGTCGGCAACCTGGTGTGCCCGGCGGCGTTCGACCTGGGCGAGGCGCACAAGGTGGCCATCCTGTCGGTGACCGAAGGCGAGGACAAACCGCTGAAGTACCCGGACATGTTCGCCGCCGCCAGCCTGATGGTACTCACCAAAACCGACCTGCTGCCGCACCTGGATTTCAACGTCGATGCCTGCATCGCCTACGCCCGCCGCGTTAACCCCGCCATCGAGGTGCTGCAGCTCAGCGCCCGCAGCGGCGACGGCATGGACGCCTGGCTACAGTGGCTGGCCTACGGGCTGATCGAAGCGCGCGCCCAGCGTGCCGAGCGGGAAGCACAGCTGGCGCAGTTGGCCGCACTCAAAGCCCAGGTCGCCGCGCTGGAAGCGCAGCTGGCGCAGGGCTAGCGCATGACGCTGCAACGCCGTTGCCTCTCCGCCCGTGGCCGCGTACAAGGCGTGGGCTTTCGCCCGCACGTGTGGCGCGTCGCCCAGGCGCTGGGCCTGGCCGGCCACGTGGCCAACCACGCCAACGGGGTGGTGATCGAGGTGGAAGGCCCGCCGGCGCAGCTGGACGCCTTTGCCATACAGCTGCTGGCCAGCCTGCCGCCGCAGGCGCAGGTGGATAGTCTCACCAGCCACGCGCTACCGCCGCAAGGCGGGCGCGACTTCAGCATTGCCGTCAGCAGCGGCAACACCGCACAGGTGCGGCTACCGGCCGATAGCGCGCCGTGCGACGCCTGCCTGGCCGAACTGTGCCAGCCCGCTGGCCGGCACTGGCGCCACGCCTTCATCAACTGTACCCAGTGCGGCCCGCGCTATAGCGTGACCCGCGCCCTGCCCTACGACCGCAGCGCCACCACGCTGGCCGGCTTTGCACTATGCCCCGACTGCGACGCCGACTACCAGCAGCCGGCCAGCCGCCGCTTTCACGCCGAACCCACCTGCTGCCCGGCCTGCGGCCCCCAGCTGCACTACCTGGGCGCGGATGGCGCGCCGCAAGCTGGCGACCCGCTGGCGCTAGCGCTGGCCACGCTGCAAGGTGGCGGCATCGTAGCGATTAAAAGCAGCGGCGGCTTTCACCTGGCTTGCGACGCGCGCAACGCGGCCGCCATCGACCGGCTGCGCCAGCGCAAGCACCGCCCGGCCAAGCCCTTGGCACTGATGGCGGCCAACCTGGCCAGCCTGCAGGGCGTGGTGCAGCTGGATACCGCCGCTGCCACGCTGCTGGCCAGCCCGGCACGCCCCATCGTGCTGCTGCCACGCGGCAGCGTGCCCCTGCCGGACGCGCTGGCGCCGGGCCTGGCCGAGCTGGGCGTGCTGCTGCCGCCCACGCCACTGCACCTGCTGCTGTGGCACGAAGCCGCCGGCCGCCCGGCCGGCACCGGCTGGCTGGATGATGCCCAAGCCATGCTGCTGGTGATGACCAGCGGCAACGCCAGCGGCGCACCGGTGGCCATCGATAACGACGAAGCGCTCACCGCGCTGGCCGGCATTGCCGACGGCTTTCTGCTGCACGACCGCGCCATCCACGCCCGCAGCGACGACAGCGTGCTGCGCGTCGATGCGCTGGGCCACGCCACGCTGCGCCGCAGCCGGGGCTACGTGCCGGACGTGCTACCGCTGGCTGCCGACGGCGCCACCGTGCTGGCCACCGGCAGCTACCTGAAAAACGCGCCGGCGCTGCTGTACGGCAACGCGGCGCTGCCTGGCGCCCACGTGGGCGACCTGGCGCACCCGGCCGCCTGCGTGGCGCTGGAGGATGCCATCGCCGCGTTGCAGCTGCACGCTGGCTACGCGCCACAGGCCATCGCCTGCGACAACGGCGAGCACTTTGCCAGCCAGCTGGCGGCACAGTTGGCCACTGCGGCCAACATCCCGCTGCTACGCATTAGCCACCACCACGCCCACATCGGCGCCGTGTGCGCCGAACACCAGCTGCACGGCCCGGTGCTGGGGCTGGCGCTGGACGGCCACGGCGTCGGCGACGACGGCGGCGCCTGGGGCGGCGAGCTGCTACGGGTAGACGGCGCGCACAGCCAGCGCATCGGCCATCTGGCGCCGCTGGCGCTGCCCGGCGGCGACACCGCCGCGCGCGAACCGTGGCGCGTGGCCGCCGCCTGGTTGCTGCAACACGGCCATGCAGACGAAGCAGAACGCCGCTTTGGCCACCAGCCAGCGTGGCCGCTGCTACAGCAACAACTGGCACGCGGCATCAACACCCCGTACAGCAGCAGCATGGGCCGCTATTTCGACCTGGTGGCCGCGCTGGCTGGCGTGTGCCTGCAGCAAGGCTACGAAGGCGAAGCGCCGCAACGGCTGCAAGCGCTGGTGCAGCCCTGCGCGCCGCTGGCCGAGGCCTGGCATATCGATGCGGCCAACGTGTTGCAGCTGGCGCCGCTGCTACGGCAGCTGCTGGCCCAGCCCGACGCCGCCACCATCGCCAGCCGGTGGCACGCCACGCTGGCGGCGGCGCTGACCAGCTGGGTGCTGGCTGCCGCGCAACACCACCACCTCAGCACGGTGGCACTGGGCGGCGGCTGTTTTGCCAACCGCACCTTGCTGGCCGCGCTGCTACCGCGATTACAACAGGCCGGACTGGCCGTGTACCACCCGCAGGCCTTGCCGGCCGGCGACGGCGGTCTGGCCGTGGGCCAGGCCTGGGTAGCACGGCAGATACTGGCCAACAAGGAGACTGACCCATGTGCCTGGCCATGCCGGTGAAAGTGACAGAGCTACTGGCGGGCGACAACGCCCGTGTCGAGGTGGACGGCGTGATGCGCGACGTGTCCATCGCCCTGGTGCCGGGCGTGCAGCCTGGCGATTACGTGATCCTGCACGTGGGTTACGCCATCGGCCGGCTGGACGCCGCCGAAGCCGAAAAAACGCTGGCGCTGATGCACGAGCTGGCCGCCTTGCCGCAGGGGGAGCAGCCATGAAATACGTAGACGAATTCCGCCGTGGCGACGTGGCGCACGGCCTGGCCGCCCGCATTGCCGAGGCGGTACAGCCCGGCCGTAGCTACCGCCTGATGGAGTTTTGCGGCGGCCACACCCACGCCATTGCCCGCTACGGCCTCACCGGCCTGCTGCCGGCGGCGGTGCAGCTGATCCACGGCCCCGGCTGCCCGGTGTGCGTGCTGCCGATCGGCCGCATCGATTCCGCCATCGAGCTGGCGCTGCAGCACGGCGCCATCGTCTGTAGCTACGGCGACTGCCTGCGGGTACCGGCCAGCAACAAGCTCAGCCTGTACAAGGCACGGGCGCTGGGCGGCGACGTGCGCATGGTGTACTCCACCGCCGACGCGCTGCAGATCGCGCGCGACAACCCGGCGCGGCAGGTGGTGTTCTTTGCCATCGGTTTTGAAACCACCACCCCGCCCACGGCGCTGGCGCTGAAAGCCGCCCGCGCCGAAGGGCTGCGCAACTTCAGCGTGTTCTGCAACCACGTGCTGACCCCGCCTGCCATGCAGCACCTGCTGGCCGCCGGCGACGCGGTGCAGCTGGACGGTTTCATCGGCCCCTCGCACGTCAGCACCGTGATCGGCAGCGCGCCGTACCAGGCGGTGGCCGATGCCTACGCCAAGCCGGTGGTGATTGCCGGTTTCGAGCCGCTGGATGTGCTGCAATCGGTGCTGATGCTGGTCGAGCGCATCAACCGTGGCGAGGCAGGCGTGGCCACCCAGTTCACCCGCGCCGTCACCACCGACGGCAACGCCACCGCGCGCGCCGTGGTGGCCGAGACGCTGGTGCTGCGGCCAACCTTCGAGTGGCGCGGCCTGGGCCAGGTGCCGCAGTCGGCGCTGGCCATCCACCCCGACTACGCCGACTTCGACGCCGAGCTGCGCTTCGGCCTGCCCTACCGCCACGTGCCGGACCACCGCGCCTGCGAGTGCGCCGCCATCCTGCGCGGGCAAAAGCAGCCGCAGGACTGCAAGGTGTTCGGCATTGTCTGTACCCCCGACAACCCGCTGGGTTCGTGCATGGTGTCCAGCGAAGGCGCCTGCGCCGCCCACTACCACTACGGCCGCTTTAGCGCGCCGCAGGAGCAACCGGCATGAGCCACTACCCCCGCAAGCTGGACATCACCCACGGCCGCATCGACATGACCCACGGCAGCGGCGGCCGCGCCATGGCGCAGCTGGTAGACGAGCTGTTCGCCCCGGCCTTTCGCAACGACTACCTGGCGCAGGGTAACGACCAGGCCATCCTGCCGCCCCCCGGCGGCCGCCTGGCCATCGCCACCGACAGCCACGTGATCTCGCCGCTGTTCTTCCCCGGCGGCGACATCGGCAGCCTCTCGGTGCACGGCACAGTGAACGACCTGGCCATGGGCGGCGCCACGCCGCTGTACCTGAGCGCCGGCTTCATTCTGGAAGAAGGCCTGCCGCTGGCCGACCTGCAGCGCATCGTGCACAGCATGGCCGCCGCCGCCCGCGACGCCGGCGTGCGCATTGTGACCGGCGACACCAAGGTGGTAGAGCGCGGCCACGGCGACGGCGTGTACATCAGCACCACCGGTATTGGCGTGGTGGCCGACGGCGTGCAGCTGTGCGGCAGCCAGGCACGGCCGGGCGATGCGATTCTGGTATCCGGCACGCTGGGCGAGCACGGCATGGCGGTGATGAGCCAGCGCGAAAACCTGGGCTTTGCCAGCCCCATCGTGTCCGACAGCGCCGCGCTGCACACGCTGGCGGCGGCGCTGATGGCGGCCAGCCCCGGCCTGCGCCTGATGCGCGACCCCACCCGTGGCGGCCTGGCCACCACGCTGAACGAGATCGCGCGCCAGTCCGGCGTGGGCATGCAGCTGCAGGAAGACGCCATTCCTCTGCAGCCGGCGGTGCGCGCCGCCTGCGAATTCCTGGGCCTGGACCCGCTGTACGTGGCCAACGAGGGCAAGCTGATTGCTGTCTGCCCCGCCGCCGAAGCCGACGCCGCGCTGGCCGCGCTGCGGGCGCACCCGCTGGGCCGCCATGCGGCCAACATCGGCCAGGTGGTGGCCGACCCGCACCACTTCGTGCGCGTGCGCACGCCGTTTGGCGGCGAGCGCCTGCTGGACTGGCTGACCGGCGAGATGCTGCCGCGCATTTGCTAAGCCCCGTTACAATACGCCCATGCCCCTGAAAGACACGCCATGAGCCCCCAAGCTACCGTTTTGCTGGTGGACGATGAAATCCGCTCGCTGGAAGCGCTGCAGCGCACGCTGGAAGACGACTTCACGCTGTTTACCGCCAGCAGTGCCGACGAGGCGCTGGCCATCCTGGAAAGCGAATTCATCCAGGTGATCGTCACCGACCAGCGCATGCCGGACATGACCGGTGTGGCGCTGCTGCGCCGCGTGCGCGAGCGCCACCCGCAGGTGGTGCGCATCATCCTGTCCGGCTACACCGACAACGCCGACATCATTGCCGCCGTCAACGAAGCCGGCATCTACCAGTACCTGCTCAAGCCCTGGCACCCGGAAAGCCTGCTGCTCACCGTACAGGGCGCCGCCGAGCTGTTCCGCCTGCAGCAGGACAACGAACTGTTGAACGTGGAGCTGAAAACTTCGGCGCCGTGGCTGCAAGGCCGGGTGGACGGCAAGCGCCGCGAGCTGAAGGCCCGTAACGCGATGGCCAACATCACCCGCGCCGCCGGCAGCCCGCTAGACAAAGTGTGCGAGCTGCTGGAACGCGTGGCCGGCTTCGACATTGCGGTGCTGATCGAGGGTGAATCCGGCGTGGGCAAAGAGCTGCTGGCGCGGGCGCTGCACTACGCCAGCCACCGCCGCGACCGCCCCTTCGTGGTGGAAAACTGCGCCGCCATGCCGGAGCAGCTGCTGGAAAGCGAGCTGTTCGGCCACAAGCGGGGCGCCTTTACCGGCGCCTATCAAGACCACATAGGCCTGTTCCAGCAGGCCGACGGCGGCACCATCTTTCTGGATGAAATCGGCGAAACCTCGCCCGCCTTCCAGGCCAAGCTGCTGCGCGTGCTGCAGGAAGGCGAGATCCGCCCGGTGGGCAGCCCGCGCCCGCTGAAGGTGGACGTGCGCGTGGTATCGGCCACCAACCGCAAGCTGGCCGAGCTGGTGCGCGAGGGGCGCTTTCGCGAAGACCTGTACTACCGGCTGTCGGCGTTTGCCGTCACCGTGCCGCCGCTGCGCGAGCGGCCGGCCGATATTCCGCTGATTGCCGAAAAGCTGCTGGACGACGCCCGCCGCCACTACCAGCGCCCCGGCCTGACGCTGCTGGCCGACGCGCAGGACGCGCTGCGGCTGTACCGCTGGCCAGGCAATGTGCGCCAGCTGCGCAACGAGCTGAACCGCATGCTGGTGCTGGCCGACGGCGACGCGCTGGGCGCCGAGCTGCTGTCGCCCGAAGTGCTGCAGGCCGCTGCCGAAGAACAGGTGGCCGAGCTGGCGTTCCTCGCCGGCATCGAGGGCGACCTCAAAACGCGGCTGGAGGCGCTGGAAAAGCGCATCCTCAAGGAAACCCTTACCCGCCAGCGCTGGAACAAGACCCGCGCCGCCGAAGAACTGGGCCTGTCGCGGGTAGGCCTGCGCAGCAAGCTGACGCGCTACGGGCTGGAATGACATGACGAGCAAAACCCTGGTCTGGCTGCAAAGCGGCGGCTGCGGCGGCTGTACGCTGTCGGCGCTGTGCGCGGAAAGCCCCGACTTCTTTACCGCGCTGGCCGACAGCGGCATCCGCCTGGCCTACCACCCGTCGCTGACCGAAGCCAGCGGCGACGAGGTGGCGCCGCTGCTGGCAGGGTTGGCCGCAGACGGCATTGACATCCTGTGCCTGGAAGGCTCGGTGATGCTGGGGGCGGACGGCCGCTTCCACATCAGCGGTGCCGAACACCAGCCCTACTACCGGCAGATCGCAGCGCTGGCCGCCCGCGCCCGCTACGTGGTGGCGGTGGGCACCTGCGCCGCCTACGGCGGCATTACCGCCGCCGGCGACAACCTCACCGGCGCCACGGGCCTCGCGTGGCAGGGCAGCCAGCCCGGCGGCCTGCTGGGTAGCGGCTTTGCCGGCAGCAGCGGCTTGCCGGTGGTGAACATCAGCGGCTGCCCCACCCACCCGGGCTGGGTGCTGGAAACGCTGGCGCTGCTGGCCGCCGACGCGCTGGCCGCCAGCGACCTGGACCCGCTGGGCCGGCCACGCTTCTACGCCGACAAGCTGGTACACCACGGCTGCGACAAGAACGAGTTTTACGAATTCAAGGCCAGCGCCGAGGCGCCCGGGCAGCAAGGCTGCCTGATGGAGTTTGTCGGCTGCAAGGGCACGCAGGCGCACGCCGACTGCAATATCCGGCCGTGGAACGGCGAAGGCTCCTGCCTCACCGGCGGCTACCCGTGCATCAACTGCACCGCGCCCGACTTTGCCGACCCCGGCCACGGCTTCTTCGACACGCCCAAGATTGCCGGCTTCCCGGTGGGCCTGCCCACCGACATGCCCAAGGCCTGGTTTGTGGCGCTGTCCACGCTGTCCAAGTCGGCCACGCCCACACGGGTGAAGGTTAACGCCACACAGGACCGCATCACCATGCCACCGTCGCTACCCAAGAAAAACACCCCATGACACGACGCATACTGGGCCCGCTGGGCCGTGTGGAAGGCGACCTTACCCTGACGCTGGAGCTGCAAGACGGCAAGGTAGCCGCCGCCGAAGCCACCAGCGGGCTGTTTCGCGGCTTCGAACGCATTCTGGTAGGCCGCCAGGCGA is a window encoding:
- the hybD gene encoding HyaD/HybD family hydrogenase maturation endopeptidase, which codes for MSTPHIVVLGLGNLLWADEGFGVRCAEALYAGHTLPANVEVIDGGTQGLLLLPYVEAADHLLILDAIDFGLPPATLRVFHNDAVPAYLTAKKMSLHQTGFSEVLALAELKGAMPTAITLIGVQPAELEDYGGSLSPAVRARLPEALAIAVQTLAAWGVQVQPASGDGARLNDASLDMTRYESERPSADSACRVGDARVLFDGEPG
- a CDS encoding HypC/HybG/HupF family hydrogenase formation chaperone; amino-acid sequence: MQVVTPGWFSARCRDRDGSLVDIDTRLLGDVSAGQWLLVFTGAARELLDEQRAADILAAITALEAALTGHYQPEQHFADLYHREPQLPPHLQALLTPDTPSS
- a CDS encoding hydrogenase expression/formation protein, which translates into the protein MSTFTLPKAFPIPVVGIGPGSQPADPDLNYMPLPRELDGFDMPYLPTAEETAHLGDAKALVAELIRRMQAWDGTSEPYPSLLLNGLDRDGRTLVSQLLGEGEVSARVRCLNGHELLIQESVFAGVWRVLELDADGQPLADRIEACAIPAAVWQQARAFGRRELTPFDPAGVALMNAPAVLAEIAERAAAYQDGDEDHVINFSLLPMTPEDMAYIDANLGGGNSGVFSRGYGKCRVMATGLQNVWRVQYFNGMNAILLDTLEITRMPEVALAAADDLADAIDRLQEALDWLTGEQVA
- a CDS encoding rubredoxin produces the protein MNTFEGSYLGKPGELADDARLECKICWWVYDPAQGDSVWQIPPGTPFAALPAHWRCPVCDGAHEQFMVLP
- the hybE gene encoding [NiFe]-hydrogenase assembly chaperone HybE, which produces MNARHSSTGWLQHPGAALEQAYRHIQHTRMQGIPILNPAISVESVGFRRYQGWWAGVLITPWFINLMLLPADAPLPDGPAGEERLVALPEGIMPFLPGSEDSIGPYLMCSLFSPLPQFADQQSARDTAAEVLRLLFEIPAPAAATPAGPDLSRRRLFGLGSA
- the hypA gene encoding hydrogenase maturation nickel metallochaperone HypA; the protein is MHEMSLAEGIVQLLEEHAHTQQFRRVKQIWLQVGELAGVEPEALTFCLDVVLRGSLAEDAQVHLLREPGRGWCLACSQEVAIHARFDACPSCGRHQVQVTGGEELRVAELEVE
- the hypB gene encoding hydrogenase nickel incorporation protein HypB gives rise to the protein MCTVCGCAEGNVSIEGQKPAVKYPYRPRRAGGHAHGHHHHHDHDHAHDHPHHHDHAPAQPVAQASNAADSTPVTLADGSHHYGHGPAHAHAPGLSQARMVKIEQDILGKNKQYATANRRRLAERGIFALNLVSSPGSGKTTLLTETVQRLAASTPLAVIEGDQQTAHDAERIRAAGAPAIQINTGKGCHLDAHMVGQALDALALQDDSLLLIENVGNLVCPAAFDLGEAHKVAILSVTEGEDKPLKYPDMFAAASLMVLTKTDLLPHLDFNVDACIAYARRVNPAIEVLQLSARSGDGMDAWLQWLAYGLIEARAQRAEREAQLAQLAALKAQVAALEAQLAQG
- the hypF gene encoding carbamoyltransferase HypF, yielding MTLQRRCLSARGRVQGVGFRPHVWRVAQALGLAGHVANHANGVVIEVEGPPAQLDAFAIQLLASLPPQAQVDSLTSHALPPQGGRDFSIAVSSGNTAQVRLPADSAPCDACLAELCQPAGRHWRHAFINCTQCGPRYSVTRALPYDRSATTLAGFALCPDCDADYQQPASRRFHAEPTCCPACGPQLHYLGADGAPQAGDPLALALATLQGGGIVAIKSSGGFHLACDARNAAAIDRLRQRKHRPAKPLALMAANLASLQGVVQLDTAAATLLASPARPIVLLPRGSVPLPDALAPGLAELGVLLPPTPLHLLLWHEAAGRPAGTGWLDDAQAMLLVMTSGNASGAPVAIDNDEALTALAGIADGFLLHDRAIHARSDDSVLRVDALGHATLRRSRGYVPDVLPLAADGATVLATGSYLKNAPALLYGNAALPGAHVGDLAHPAACVALEDAIAALQLHAGYAPQAIACDNGEHFASQLAAQLATAANIPLLRISHHHAHIGAVCAEHQLHGPVLGLALDGHGVGDDGGAWGGELLRVDGAHSQRIGHLAPLALPGGDTAAREPWRVAAAWLLQHGHADEAERRFGHQPAWPLLQQQLARGINTPYSSSMGRYFDLVAALAGVCLQQGYEGEAPQRLQALVQPCAPLAEAWHIDAANVLQLAPLLRQLLAQPDAATIASRWHATLAAALTSWVLAAAQHHHLSTVALGGGCFANRTLLAALLPRLQQAGLAVYHPQALPAGDGGLAVGQAWVARQILANKETDPCAWPCR
- a CDS encoding HypC/HybG/HupF family hydrogenase formation chaperone, which gives rise to MCLAMPVKVTELLAGDNARVEVDGVMRDVSIALVPGVQPGDYVILHVGYAIGRLDAAEAEKTLALMHELAALPQGEQP
- the hypD gene encoding hydrogenase formation protein HypD, translating into MKYVDEFRRGDVAHGLAARIAEAVQPGRSYRLMEFCGGHTHAIARYGLTGLLPAAVQLIHGPGCPVCVLPIGRIDSAIELALQHGAIVCSYGDCLRVPASNKLSLYKARALGGDVRMVYSTADALQIARDNPARQVVFFAIGFETTTPPTALALKAARAEGLRNFSVFCNHVLTPPAMQHLLAAGDAVQLDGFIGPSHVSTVIGSAPYQAVADAYAKPVVIAGFEPLDVLQSVLMLVERINRGEAGVATQFTRAVTTDGNATARAVVAETLVLRPTFEWRGLGQVPQSALAIHPDYADFDAELRFGLPYRHVPDHRACECAAILRGQKQPQDCKVFGIVCTPDNPLGSCMVSSEGACAAHYHYGRFSAPQEQPA